Genomic DNA from Salvia miltiorrhiza cultivar Shanhuang (shh) chromosome 1, IMPLAD_Smil_shh, whole genome shotgun sequence:
AACAACCACCAAAACTACTACACCGTGGCTTAAAAGCGAAGCCATGTCCAAGCTCATAAATTTTGATAAAACTAAACTCACTGCAGAAGGATGAACGCATCATaccttgaatttgagaatcagAATCTCTGCACAAGTgtaaaaaatacatacatatttATCTTTGGTTCACCGTCGTTCTACATGAATCAGACAGTGATATACTTGAGCATCGCACCACGAATCTTTTCCATGTATTCCGCAGCTTGTTTCTGCATCATCATGTTTAGAAGATAATAAGATTTTCAAAATCCAACCCGAAAATAAGAATAAGTTGAAGAAGCACAGAGTCAAAAGGATCATATAACCAGAAAATTAGAAATCCCCTTGGAATGTTCAAAAGGTGCTAATGAGAATGTAGATATTTAGACAGATTAACCGGGTTCTGTAGACGGGTATTCAGTGTGAGAAGAGAACAACTACGAATACAAGAACCACAAGCACTGCAAAAAAACACCTCTCTGTGTCTGTGGAATTTCAGATGTATGCAATTGTGAGGGACACTAGACTATGATCAGAACAGTCCATATGTTTGCAGGACCTTAAATGTTCGAGGACTATGTTTATCAGGCATACTGCAGAAACCAACATGGATACTGTAGATTCATTAAAAGTGTTTTCTGGACTTTGAGCCCTATTGTTTAATTTTCCTTCAAAACCAATGTTTGTTCTTTACCGACAGGTTAGTATTCGTATCTGTCATACTAAATATTTGGTATAATTTTGAGCTTTACAGAACTTTTATGGATTTTAAATCTCTGAAGCCAAATCGTAGAACCAAGAACGATCCTCCGTCTAAACAAAATAGAGCCAAGAGCATTTCATAAATGAATTCCCTCACCTGGTTACCCTGATATGCACTTGCAATGTTTTGATCAAGAAGTGTCAATAGGGACCTATTCAACGAGTTCTCCCCAACCAAGTCCAACAGCTGCATGGTGTAAAAAAAAGCTCTCAGTGACCTCAAGAGaatagaaaatattatttaagaGAGGAGAGCCAGATAAGTGGTATACAGTTGCCTTGACATCACTCGATTGTAAAATTCTCTTCAAACTCTCCCTTGCTGTTACGAGTTCAGCTTGCATTTTATCATATGCTTCTGTAGGAGAATAAAAGATTGCTAGTTagataaaaatatcaatttctttcACAAACTATTTACTTGTTAATTGTAACCTGTGGCTTCCTCCAGGGCTTTTTGCAGCGTCTCTAACTCAATTACTCTGTCTTCCACATCCTACAAACAAAATCAGTTGATGGGCATTTAGCTTCTCCTTATTCATCAAGGGGGGTATATGGGGCACAGGAAAAGACGAACCTGAGTCTTGGATACAGAAAACTTGAGTTTTCCCAGTTCAAGTTTCAGGTGCGAGAAAAATTCCTCATTCAATCTGCATTTTGGCATCATCTAACCATTTATAAGAGAGAAAACTAACCCAATGCATGAATTCTCATGCTTTTCTCGCTTACAATTacaaaccaaacaacaaattCGGGCATAATGCCATCCTTGCTAAGAAAATCAAAAgaaattattgatttatttaaatttataaaagcGCAGTTGACATTTATCAAATGCTTAGCATGTGTTACATAACAAATTTACCATATCATATGTGTCTTGCTTGTTTCAGTTTCACCCGCCCTATAAAACACTTGCTATAATATTTGGAACATGTTTTACTTCTTTTGCATTATCACCATCTCGACCGATTTATGAGGGTCAAATTTAACATTGAGCCAAACATATTTCTTAGAAACATAGGTTTATAGTTAAAATTTGAACACAAACTGGACCATGATATGCCAATAGAGAAGGATTCTGATGGATACTGCAGTTACTCTTTCCTTTTGTCCACACACTATTAGCAGGGTAGTTTGATTGGCATATCCATACTCACGGATCTATCTCCCGTTGTTTATCTTCTACATCTTACTTGTTACTACTTCAACATGATTCCCCCTAAAAACCTCAGAATATCTGCACGTATATCTACCCGATTTGGTATGCCAAATCAAAAGCTTTCATCTTTGGTTGATTTATCATGATAAGATACATTATGTCGTTCAACGACACATATTAcagtgtaaatgtatgaatttgcTAATTAGAGTGAGTTTTAAGAACATAGAGCTGACATGCTACACTAACTTAAGTAAAAACCATCAGTTGCCGTATGAAAAATGCCAGATTTAACAACTACAGTAGAATCAAGAAATGTACCGAGGCCTCAATCTTGAAATCTCGAATTCAATCTCCTGAGCTTCAGTATCTAGAAAATACTCAACCAACTCCTCTACAGTATCCGGTATCACCCGAGACTAATCACAACACAAAAGAAAGCAAACGTATATCAGAATCAATACAAGCATTGGTGCACGCATCAAACACTATAAAAATTCGAATAAATTCTATTGCACAAAAACTAATCAATCAAATGCTTCGGCTCCTTATACTATGATGAAGCTACTACTTCACTTCAAGTTGCTGCTAGACAAGCATTTGCTTCAAACAACAACAATTATCCATTTTTTCTTGAGCTTAGGATAGAACCCCAGACCACAAACGATACCGCTAAGCTACAAGCTGAAGGAACTGATAATTTAGTTGCAGTTCAATTTTTGCCTGATGATCTTTCCTGGATATTTAATCCACCGTACAATGATTATATCCTAACATGCTCCCATTAATTTAACTGCAGCACATAGGTATTCGTCCAATTGCCTTGGAATTTAGCACATGGTAAGTCAAAGTGACATACAGACACGTATAGACAGTTGGTTCTTCACTAAGTTCTGAGAAGAAGAACACATCTCACTGTTATCCTATCAATACGTGAAGACGTACTAACATGAACAAGTAGTCAAGATAAACTACTTAGCTATATAATTCGTCCTTAAGTTGTTTCGACTGTGATACTAGTTAATATCTCTTGCATTTATCCAATCATATGATCTTAGGAGATCGATAACACACCATATGGTATACTGCACAATCAGATAATGAGAAATACATATGTGACAGTAAACAATTCAAATAGGAGAATGAATAATGAAAATTGGGATCATTGTATACAGACATAAAAGTTTatgtcttgctttcagtatataaACCCAACACAAAGGCTCGTGCTGGGCCTTACCTCGCGAAGTCTTCGCGTGCGGTCTTTCTCTTCTCGGACTTGGCGTTCAAATGCTTCTCGGGCCTCGGAATCCTTATCGAGACGTCGCTTGAATTCCAGCCTCGCTATGTGTCCTGGCTTCGGAGCTCCGAGCACGCCTTCCGGGTCCTGCCTTCACACAACCATGCAAAAATTTGTTCAAATCCATTTCAAAGAGACAATATAACAAACAGTTGGGGCGCGCGGTGTGTTACCCATCCTATGCAGCGAATTTTAGCTGGTTGATTTCTGGGTTTTGTCGATCTGGAGATTGAGATAGGAACTGCGCAGCTGAAGCGAAGAGAAGAGGCCATGAGCGGCCTTTGTTTGAGCAGAAGCTTGTTGGTTATCTGTTTGGATTTTGCTCAAAACCGTGTCAGGAAACTTCATATTGAATTTCTTGAGAGGATTTATGGATATGGCTAACGCTATCCATAGCCATGGGGAATAAGGTAATTAAGTGGAGCTGAGTATCATTAAACTGTATATGATAAAATAAGTGAATTAATATGTCTGATTATTCAAATCTAATTAAACTTCTTAAACATACTgatttcatgaaaaaaaaaaagaaagaagaagaagttatTGTAAAAGGttaatatttcaattaaattcCATTAATTCTTATAATGAATTGGCAACTAATATAAATATAACTAGTTATCTATATATTAAAAAGCCAACTCCCAAtgtgaaatcaatttcaaattattttaaaattgagtggtaattttttagttataataaaattgaagttttatatgtaaactatatttttcctttctatttcctttttctttatcttcttatttttttattttatttcttttctaaaattttaaaaattcaactaattataaaatatttaatatgtatatcaaattaaagatcgcgataatagctttaatttgatatattttatataaatatttaatttcaaatgtaaaagttatatttaaagattaaattttttaaaaattctctctcctctctcttctctcatctttttttgaataaatctatttttatttttttaacttattatttttgccttttcataatatccaTTTGTGttgtgaattttttaaaatttttattttttaaatatttagcttaaatatattcagtcaaattaatttttttattatatttatacatatgataattgagttggtatcgatataatattattcctctttgaagtgaaaagaatGAATAGATTATaatgaacttctcttttgtagaaaattaGGGGGAAAAAAATAGGCgtttaaagatataaatttttgttaggGTTAATTGCTcctaaatacacaaagtttCACCAAATTTTGAAATTGCAATCACCTTTAAAATCGGCTCTATAATacatcacattttcactttttcatgatttttaccGCGACCAAAAAACTCCCAATCGTGAAAATGACGTGGCAGTCGAAAATTTACACATGGAAACACGTGGACAAATGACATGTCACCCAAATTTCAGATTTAAGAATgctgtattcgttgtggatttccacagactttaaaaagtccatggaatttaaagaattcgtggttggatttcaccccgattttcattgattttcgaagactttacgggataattttggaattgaattccatgaaaccaacgcccgctgagtcccagcatcgctggaaacccagcgagcgctgaaAAGCCTGCgaccgctgggttccagcgaacGCTGGGAATAAGTGTTGTATATAAACCCAGCGGGTATTATTTGGTGAATATTTGGAGGACTTCACAGTGAACAGCTACAACAATCATAAGTACTCTACACAATGGAACACAGATAGCAAATTCAAAATGTACTGAAACATGATACTTGAAAGCAAGTATCAAATACCCACCTTAGATGAAGCTTTAGGGTTATTGGTTCCCTTACTAGAGCCCGCAGGAGCAGGCTTGCTCTTTGCCCTCACCAGCTGAGTTAAATTTTTTACAGTAGCTGAGACCACAATAGCACTAATAAGGCATACTGCAGGTGTTGCTACAAGTATCAACCGCACCATGACTCCAGCAAAGTACATACTAGTTAGTCCGTACATCACTATGAATATCGTGGCATCTGACAAACGTTTGAAGCAGAAATACAGACCAGCTGCATCGCGAGTGGCGATTTCGAGGGCGAGTCGGATCAAGACGAAGCTCGAAACGGTGCTGCAAGCCGCCGTTTTGGAGGTGGAGGACGCCTCCCACCAGCACGCCGGCCACGCCACCGTCAAAGAAATGGGAGGCAGCGCGCAGGAGACTCATTTTAATGTGCGAATCGTCTACGAACTCCTCTCCGATGAGCTCCAATCCGGTTTGCACGCACTTTCCATCACCGCCAAGATCCCTAAAGAAGCCGGCGTCGACGATAAAGCGTAATAATCTGTTTCAAATTCTATTTCTACATCTCAGAGATTGATAATTCAATTTAGCAGAAGTGTGATTTTTCCTCCTCTTTTGCATACGATTGAGATTGttgtataattatttgaattatacAACCCAGCGGGCGCTGGGttcccagcgagcgctggacttTCTCAACAggtgctgagttccagcgctcgctggcttcttggccgcgggcgctagaactcagcgctcgcttaaaacttcatggatttcaattctcgttgttcttggccggattttgtcgtgtgtattttttggatgaaatctatgaaagtcattccggattttaagtcaatggaataacgaatacacctagatttgtatggattttaaaaagtctgaaacgaatacacccagatttatatggacttttaaaagtcttgaacgaatacacccagatttctgcaagacttttaaaagtcttgaatgaatacacccagacttttaaaatccatagaaatccattaaattccacaacgaatacacccccctaagatTAAACTGGTGCATTATAAATTTTAGCATTGGCTAGTTTATGCAGTCTATGTTAAGACTCGAAGTATATAAATGAGATTCTACTGATTCGTTGGTCACTCCATATTTTGAAGCATGAAATTCATACATTTGTCAATCAAGTTGGAGGCAGTAGCCACTTGAGTTGTACTGCTCTATATTTTTGCCAACTCGTTGCTGCTATATTTTCCAGAAAACATATGCCTTCAGCTTCAGCAAAGTATTCACCATGATAAATAAAAagagtaaaattatttttatacagGTTGGGTGACACGTCATTTGTATAGGTGTTTCAACGTGATTACGTGTAAATTTTCGACTGCCACGTCATTTTCACGGTTGGAAGTTTTTTGGTCGttagaaaaatcagaaaaaagttaaaggtgatgtattataGAGCGGATTTCAAATATGATGTGCAATTCCAGTATTCGGTGaaactttgtgtatttagacgatgaagcgcagtctgttggtaagacgcttcccctccaactaataggtcgggggttcgagtcaccctaggagctagagtgtgagtgggttttttcctttctttggttgtaataaattttttttaaaaaatcctttttgttatccctcatttttcatGATTAATTTATCCTTCAAATAGAACACACCCTCAATGTAAACCTATTCATGCACTATCATTACTTTAAcaatttttcattaaaatttgtgtcgaaGACACCAATGAATATTTATAGAgtacaaaaaaaatatgtaggATCGCCTTTGTCGAGGCGCGTGATGAAGGAGAATAAAGGTTGGATCTTAAGCTATGcaaggtgtttttttttttccacatatTATTTGCCTTGATTAATTTGGTTGATGAACTCATCAATAGAATGATTTCCAGACATGGTGGGAAATTGCAGAGATTCAATTGAAATCTATCAAGAATTGATTGATGTAAATCCATATAACAATATCATGAGAATGAGCAGTTGAGTAGTTTGATATcaacaaattaatttgaatatcaTTTTGACTGAGATGAGATATTGGTGCTGTGGCAGAAGagtaacaaaaatattttaatttgttattaaCATTTTAAACTGGGGGCTTAAAATTGTAcatctattattatttttactatgattttaatttaaaagttataataaataaaataggagTTATGAATAAATTATCTTCATTTAATTTGTACCTTAAATACAGCTCACGAGTCACGAGTCAGGACGAAGGTATAATTAAATTTTCGCCAAAATTACATCTCCAAATAGGTAGACAGTACCAAAAgagaaacaaaaatgaaataaagaaaatacaaGAAAACAAGAATCCTTTTTGCCCAATTTTAGAATCCATTAAAATCTTGAACTAGTGTAGGGTCTAGAAAATTATCTTAGATTTagatacttaatatttaaattatgaactTTTACTTTTAACATGAAATTAATACTTGAGCACAAAGTAAAATCGATATCCTTCATGCAAGGGTAAAAGGAAAATTGGATTGACTTCAAAGTCACCCATTCATACTGTTAATTACTTCTCCTTTTCCTGAAAGTAAAAAGACAATTTGACAAATTCTTGTGTTGGTTCATCTACTTCGTCCTCCCATTCTATTTGTATAATCTATACAGTATTCCATCTGCCCCACTtcaaatatcttattttttcttttgagttCGTCCTCCCATTCTATTTGTATAATCTATATAGTATTCCATCTGCCTCACTTCAAATATCTTGTTTTTCCTTTTGAGTTGTCCCATTTCAAAtatcttatttctttttatggaaaaaattatcTTCAAAAAGTAGAATTTTTAGGACCCACATCACCTTTTCAGCTCTACACTACACGGTCCACACCACTTACTAATATAATTAACATTTTTCTAAATAATCGTGCCGAaaaaaaacaagatatttcatttggaacggagggagtatataaaagagGAATTTTTTTCCTCCATGTTTtccctctcttcttccaccaaatttttcactatttttttacaatttaattattttctaaacatcatcaaatttgattcatgaaaaaaaatcaatatgtatcttaaatttaatacagtacaaaaatcatcaaaaatttatttaaaatgaatagttatgaaaaaattaaaatattttattttttgtctcctaattataaatttacaactttttatttatgtttatgtatgaaaatatttattatgattaataatactataagtataatataatat
This window encodes:
- the LOC131025595 gene encoding uncharacterized protein LOC131025595 isoform X2; translated protein: MASSLRFSCAVPISISRSTKPRNQPAKIRCIGWDPEGVLGAPKPGHIARLEFKRRLDKDSEAREAFERQVREEKDRTRRLRESRVIPDTVEELVEYFLDTEAQEIEFEISRLRPRLNEEFFSHLKLELGKLKFSVSKTQDVEDRVIELETLQKALEEATEAYDKMQAELVTARESLKRILQSSDVKATLLDLVGENSLNRSLLTLLDQNIASAYQGNQKQAAEYMEKIRGAMLKYITV
- the LOC131025595 gene encoding uncharacterized protein LOC131025595 isoform X1, which encodes MASSLRFSCAVPISISRSTKPRNQPAKIRCIGWDPEGVLGAPKPGHIARLEFKRRLDKDSEAREAFERQVREEKDRTRRLRESRVIPDTVEELVEYFLDTEAQEIEFEISRLRPRLNEEFFSHLKLELGKLKFSVSKTQDVEDRVIELETLQKALEEATEAYDKMQAELVTARESLKRILQSSDVKATLLDLVGENSLNRSLLTLLDQNIASAYQGNQVREFIYEMLLALFCLDGGSFLVLRFGFRDLKSIKVL